aacggcactaacaactaacatttgcctataaaaaaaactattaaggGGTTTCgtggtttttaaatttttatttgattaaagtatttttaaaaagaaattatgACATGACAAATATTTAAAATGCAATTGGATGTCAATGTAAAATCTGTTATACATACATTTTCTTTAATCTCATATTCTTATATAAAAGAACCATAATTAATGGATAAATCAATCTCCCCTTGTATATagcattaaaattaaattaatatatttaaaaaatcaatttgatTGATATGTAATTTTGTCCTATTTGGTACGATAAGCTTCTTGTtgatatgtaattaaattaaatttttgaatGCATACCACTAATTCTTACTCTTGAATGCATACCAATTAAATTTTTGAATGCATACCAATATCTTTTATAGATCAAAATAATTCATGGGTGAGATTTGTtgagataaaaaaataatttaaaactaAATCTTTTTAAGGGTGTTATACATTGTTGGACTCTCCAGCTGTATAtaacattaaaattaaattaatatatttaacaAATCAATTTGATTGATATGTAATTTTGTCCTATTTGGTACGATAAGCTTCTTGTtgatatgtaattaaattaaatttttgaatCCATACCACTAATTCTTACTCTTAAATGCATACCAATagcttttataaaaaaaataatttaaaactaAATCTTTTTAAGGGTGATATACACTGTTGGACTCTCCAACagctggagaggatccaaattacTTATTTTAAAATCTCTATTGCAGATATTCTTATTCAGCTAACCTACAAGCTGAATCAGCACATGCTTAATTAAACATAACAAGGGAGAAAAAAATTGCTGGTCAGAGATGGGTTTGCAAGGAAATCGTTAAAAAGGAATGAATAAGTGGAATCCATTAATACATTCAATCATATTCAGTTTGTAATTGTAATGGTTCTTTGGAAATTTGAAATTGTCCTGCCGATTGGGGCAGAAAACATCAAGGTTTCAGAATCTATTCATAAGAATTATTAGGTTTGCTGTGCTTATTTTCAATCAGAGTttacaaaaaaattcaacaaaagAAGAATCGTCGACAGCAGGGTTCGAACCTGCGCGGGCGTAGCCCAACAGATTTCAAGTCTGTCTCCTTAACCACTCGGACATATCGACTAATTTGCAAAGATGCTGTAAATGTTATTATATAACGTTGGCTAGTACTTGCATCTTTGTAGCATACACGAGGTGACAAAGAATTAAccctttatgatttttttaacttttcttGTTTAGTTAATTTTCATGAGAGGAACAGGGGGGTTAAAATACCTCAAGAACTCAATTTTGTCTTATTGAgttttaataaaataagaaatgagTCATTTCTCATTAGTTCACCTCCTCTATATATCTTTTTGATACATCAGAAAGTTAAATTGCACAAtcaggaatcgatccctagacctcccctaaccaactcatatgtcctccAGCTCCTATAACTTGAACTATAATACGGGGAATCACCTCCTCTATATGAGTTGAAGCCAACATACcctcaattttaaaattatagcATAACAAATCAAATCCAATTTGAAAAAATCGAAATCCGATACGACTAAAAATGAACAAaccaaaaactaaaaacaattgattttttttataggatATTAGATAGGATTTCTTAATTTTCAAAGCCGAACCAATCAAATGTCATTCATGCATTAATCAAATGTCATTCATGCATTAAGTTACCAAGTATTTCCCATTCGAACAGCTCCCTTCTCCACCTTAACTTCCACTCCCACCTTCCATCCTTCCACACCCCAATTTCAGAAATGACTTCATGGTGTTGTACAAACATATCAAAGAGCCTCTTATACTTCATCTTCAGATTTCCAATCTTTCCTACCCATTTGTGATGCCAAAACAAAGTATTCCTCCTATCCCCTATTTTCCTATGAATGCTTTCTTCGAACCATCTCCCCATCTCCCCCTAATCCTTCCACAAATCTCTACCCCAGAAAGATCCTACATATATCCTTAcatcatttccaacaccttgcACTAGCCCATACTTGGCTTTCAACACCTTGCACCACAAACTTAATTTCGTGGTCAGTTAGTACTTGACATCTCCATTGTGTTAACAACGCATTAATAAACCCAACTAGCTAGGTCCTTCACTGTCAACCCCCTCCCAATGTTCTACACACTACGTCCCACTTTACCATGCCAtcttcttctccccttctccACTACTCCACAAGAACTCTCTTTGAACTTTCTTACATCGATTAGCAACACATTTGGAATTGAAAAAAACGACATGTAAAACAAAGGAAGAGATAGAAGCACACTCTTCAAgagacatagtccaccaaagGATAGAGACTTATGCTTCCACTATGCCAATTTCCTCCTCAATTTGTCTATCACTAGTTCCCACGTTACCGCCCTCATCGGATTCGCTCCTATCCGAATTCTCAAATACACAAAAGGGATTGTCATAACTTTGCAAGTCAGCATGGTAGCATATTGGTGTGTTTCCCTTGTACCCACAGATCGAAATACCAACAAGCTTACTTTTAGAAAAGTTCACCTTTAGGCAGGGCGGAGGCAGAAATTTTATAAGGGGTGCTAAGATCTAAAGGaatataatttataagaaaatttaattttttatcatataaagaatgtgaaaaaaattataaataactaACAATTTGTTATAAACACAATCAATATAAAATTAGTTTCAGTACAAGAGAGATACTAACCGACACCCATAAGAGGGCTTAAAACAAACAGCACCCATAAAAAAATTGTGGCAGTGGCAGCAACGTACCAATTGAGGAAGATAAATCAAGATTTTGTTGATTAAATTCTTGAAGCAGCAGCCAGAGAAAAACCCTATTGAACGCTTGAAGAAGGTAACAGAGGCAAGATTGAAGATAGATCAATTTTTTTGTAGTGTTGTTgcttttacaaaaaaaaaaggtaatcaGTACTTGTACATTCGTATGTAACAAGCTATCTAGTAAgtgataatatattaaaaaagtgCAAAGGTCTCACACATAATAAGAAAGACTGAAAGAGTAAAAGAGAGTGTAGGTAATGGTGGGTCCGTGGGTGCTATTcagttaaaaaaatataatatatgagactcaaattttttttgttaataaaaaatcaaaattccaGGGTGGCTACAGCAGGGAGTAACCCCCACTGTGCCTCCGCCCCTGCCTTTAGGCCTTGTttgttagaagagaaagagagataaaAGAGAGATGAGAGAAGTAACCTTTTTATGGTTTGCATTAATGGTAGGTGAGAGAGAGATTGGGGGTGGGTTTTTTCCCCCTTAACTTTTTCATCTCTTCGCGATTGCGAAGAGATTGAGGTTggctcactttttttttttcatttttggcaattagtggcggttttaaaccgcaaCCGCCACTATTTGCATCTGACGCACTTTttgtatttaaaattattattttaattaaaagtcaactttttctctctcttccacatCATTATTTCTCATATCTCTGCTCTTTATCTCTACCTACCAAATAACCAAATAAATCTACTATATTTCTCATCTATTTCTCTTTACTCAACTTCTCTATTCTCTActttctcttctctatctctctcttctctaccaaacaaagcattagtCCGGACATCAGCTCAAAACATCTCAAAATGCTTTTCATAACTAACACATTCTGGTTTGTGGCTTCCCCAAAGAATAACGTATCATCTGCATATTGAAGCAAAGCAACCTCCACCTCTCTATTGCGGATCTTGAATCCTTTGAGCAAATTCTTTTCATGTGATTGCCTCATCAATCCACCCAGTCCTTCTGAAACTAATAAGAACAGAAATGGAGCCAAGGGCTCGCCTTATCCTAAACCTCTTTTCTTACGAAATTCCTCGGTTGGACTTCCGTTTCCCAACACTGACATTGACGTTGATTCAATGCAACCTTTGGTCCACTTGATCCATACCTTGCTACATCTCATCTTCTCATCTTGTAGTACAAAAAATTCCAACCAATTAATTAACAGAATTGTACCCCTTCTCAAATTCCACCTCGAAAACTatgcattctttttttttttttggccttTTAGCTTTTTCCACTACTTCATTGGCTAACACAACCATCCAACATTGTCCTTCCACCTATGAACGCTGATTGCCTCTCATCAATTACTTTCCCCAAAACATTCCTCAACCTCCTAGACAACACTTTTGATATGATTATATATGTAAACAACATATGACACGGTATTGGCTTCGGTGGTACAGTACTTAAAAACTGTACCACTGTGGTTCAGTTTATTCACAACCATTggatatattaattttaaattgacAGGTTGAGATTAAAGTTAGTAGAAATTTGAATTTACTAAAATATCTTTGTCATCAACAAACCCTCCTCTCTCTTCTGGGCTCTCTCTCCTTGCgcgtctctttctctctcttatgtGTTGATCTTCTCACTCAACCTTAGTAACACTTAATCTGGTAATTTGCCTAAAAAACACTCAAACTGAATgccaaactaaaacaaaaaattgaaacttttgCTCAGTTCAGTGCTTTTTTTGGATCTGATTCTTAGGACTCATGGAAGAGGATCTGGGTAGGGGAGGTTTGAGGTGCTTGAAGATGTGGAGAATCAATATATTCAAAGGGTATGCAACTATTTTCTTATCTTTCTTGAAATATGGAGTCAAATTGACATACCCATTTTTTCAAATCCCCTTCTTTTGCTTTATTCATGTTAAAAATCCaatctttttttcctttttctctcaTGAAACAGGGTGACCAAGCTTCAATCATTGGGGTGCAATAGATTATATGAAGGAGTTGGAGCAGTTGGTTCAATCCCTTGAATCACAGAAAAGgatgagaaaaaataaagaggGTTGTTCTTCTTCATCTATGTTTTCTAAGCCACCATCAGATTCATCTCCATCACCTGGTTTTGGAATGAGGTCATCATCATCCACATAAGTCAGAAGGATAAGCTGTTGAGAAAAAGAAGCAGATTTTCTCAGATTTGCTAGCACAGTGCAGAGAACCagtgaagaagatgaggatAATATTGTTCAAGGAATAAATAAATTGAGGGTATTATTGTCACTACATCTAAAATTTTATGTGTAGCATCGTGAGTCAATTTTTAACTGACCCACCAAAGACGTAGTCATATGACACCTTACTTTTGATATGATTATATATgtaaagagtaatgatatatacacacctcatttttaaaacacttcatttccacctctttttgtttctatctctctcctcttaccatctatcacatctcatactttctctcccttactttttcttttcttcctatctctctcatcattccacctcacacACCTCAAAATAGAGGTGTGTGAGTAACATTATTCTATATGTAAACCCACCAACGAGATTGGCTTAAACTCATTCAACTCCAATGGGTTTTCAACCTTCACTATAAAAGTAATAAAAGATACATTACCTCCCTTAGGCAACTTGCCGTTCTGATAAAAATCTTTCGCCATCCTCATTTAGATCTCTTTAATCATGTCCCAGAAAGTCTTGATGTAGTTAATTACAATGAGGTAGTTAATTAATACTTTATTCTAGCTAGTGGGTTGATTGATACTTATAATATTATGAAGTCACTTTTCTAATCAGTGAGGAGAGGGTATGTTTGGATTTTAATAAATGCCACGTTTTCTTGGTGAATAAAATGTACATCAAACATGAAAGAGCTCAAATAGTTTGCTCATGGCCGGTCCAAGGGTAAAACcacccaagcaagggctttagacctctaaaaaataataaattttactaagtaaaaaaggcctcaaaattatttttttactaagtaaaaaggGCTCCCATAAAAAACTAAATATTAATACTAAGTCAAAAAAAGCttcactttaaatatttattttaggcctcatatattattattattgggcCGGTGCTGAGTTTGCTACTCACCTAACATAACATAAGATAACATAAACTCGAGTTATATATGTCCCACGGTCCCACCCACGTCCCGTCCTCCCAATTTAAAATTCCATGCGGGAAACCGCCTTTATTAAATATTACAATAATTATACACATGATGACACAAAATAGTAATACACAATAATGCACTATCTTTTGAGGAACCTTGTTGAAGCAGGTCAAAAGCCTTGGTGATGAGTGCGTTGCAGGAGAAGTTTGTGTCCTTGTACAAGAGCAGATGGCTGGTGTTTGTGGCTTCAATGTGGTTGCAATCATGGGGGAATGTTGGGTACTTATTTGGAAGCATATCACCTGTTATAAAAAGCTCCCTCAACTACAATCAGAAGCAGGTTGCCATGTTGGGAGTTGCCAAGGATCTTGGTGGCACTGTTGGGTACATCACTGGGATCTTGTGTGCGGTTTTGCCTATGTGGGGTGCTCTTCTTGTTGGTGCTGCTTTGGGCATTATTGGGTATGGTTGGGTCTGGATGATCGTTACTGCTCAAGTTCCTGCTCTCCCTTTATGGGCGGTGAGTCTATCTTTTGTTTAACCCTCATTTTGTTTTGGAGTTTTTATCATTGATCACCACCATGGCACCATCCCGTTAATTCATTTCGTGAGTACTCTTTCTCTTAACTTTGTTGAATTCTTCCTCGAATTAGCAATTTTGAACTCTTCATATTTGTTTGCTTTCTTGCTTTGTGTTTACCTTTCTTTCTGGTGGGATTGTCTAATGTCACCTTTAAGgcgtaaaaaaaattatgacctGCAAGCgtaaaagaaataataaataataaacattagaattaaaaaaattaaaatgactgAAAACTTGCAAACTAGGTAAGTCGTAAGAGCAAGGTGATACATGGGTTGAGGTGAGGGAGGTCTCTAGGGATCGAATCCTAGAagatgcaatttatttttctgaattCTAGGCAAAGATGCATGACACCTATATTATATAAAATCAAGTGGCGTGAAAAAACTACTCTTCTTTCTTTGTTGAGTAGCAATCTATTTggaaattaaattttacttGAATCTACTTCAAAATTAGTATGGATCCAAATGGAGTGTGTTGTGGAGTGTGTTAATTAAAAAACATGCGCCATAACATTTTTCTCACCCAAGTTTCAGCACTTCTCATCCCTAAAGTAAGTAGTTGAAGGTTCATTTCTCAATTTTTGTGAATGTAAAAAACTTATCAAACAGTCTCCTATTACTTGGTTTGATACTTTGATAACTGTGGAATGAGATATTGGCTTGATAACTGTGGAGATATCTCGATGTATTTTAGTGTAAGTGTGATTCTACTGTGAAAGAAACACTTATTGTATTTACCACATTCTGCAGATGTGTGTTCTTATATTTGTAGGAACAAATTTTGAAACCTACTGCAACACAGTTGCTCTGGTGTCTTGTGTGCAAAGTTTCCCCCAAAACAGGGGACCTGTGGTTGGAATTTTGAAGGGCTTTGGTGGTTTGAGCGGTGCCATCCTCATACAAATCTATTTAGTTTTCCATTCCCCAGATCCATCATCATTGATACTTATGGTTGCTGTTGGTCCACCATTGATAGCAATAGCTCTTATGTTCATTGTTAGACCAGTAGAAGGTCACAAACAGGTGAAGCCTTCAGATGGCAAAAACTTCACATTTGTCTATGGTGTGTGTCTCCTATTGGCTGCTTATTTGATTGGTGTCATGGTTGTCCAAGATTTAGTTGATCTGAGTCAAGCTGTTACCACAGTGTTCACAGTGATCCTCATTTTGATCCTCATTGTCCCAATTGTGATTCCTATCTCATTGAGTTTCGGCCCGGAACAAAAACCtctagaggaagaggaagaatcaCTTCTTCCAGAATCACCTAGTAATGTACCAGGAAAATCTCAACTGATGgatattgatgatgatgaattgggggttaagaagagaagaggaggaCCACAAAGAGGGGAAGATTTTACCTTGACACAAGCCTTGGTTAATGCAGATTTTTGGCTTCTTTTCATTTCAACTGTCTTTGGTGGTGGATCTGGGTTGACTGTGATTGACAATCTTGGTCAGATGAGCCAGTCTCTTGGATATGACAATGCTCATATATTTGTCTCCTTGATTGGTATTTGGAGCTTTCTTGGCCGTGTTGGAGGGGGTTACATATCAGAGATTGTCGTGAGGTAAAAAATTTACAACACTTTCATTCAACATTTATTTGCTTGTATAGATGAGTTATATCgcaattgattttggtaaaattgattacagtataagtgagttgaaagtgaAATAATTTCTATTTGAATACATTTAcgaaaaaatgtatttttcatTGGGTAATGTTATGAAACTCAGTAacctcaaaattaattatgatcaACGCAGAAACTATACTCTCTTTAGATTTTTTGGTCTAAATTCAATTTTTCAAAATGACTCACAAGAATTGATTATGCAAAGATC
This is a stretch of genomic DNA from Lotus japonicus ecotype B-129 chromosome 1, LjGifu_v1.2. It encodes these proteins:
- the LOC130729712 gene encoding protein NUCLEAR FUSION DEFECTIVE 4-like; the protein is MSALQEKFVSLYKSRWLVFVASMWLQSWGNVGYLFGSISPVIKSSLNYNQKQVAMLGVAKDLGGTVGYITGILCAVLPMWGALLVGAALGIIGYGWVWMIVTAQVPALPLWAMCVLIFVGTNFETYCNTVALVSCVQSFPQNRGPVVGILKGFGGLSGAILIQIYLVFHSPDPSSLILMVAVGPPLIAIALMFIVRPVEGHKQVKPSDGKNFTFVYGVCLLLAAYLIGVMVVQDLVDLSQAVTTVFTVILILILIVPIVIPISLSFGPEQKPLEEEEESLLPESPSNVPGKSQLMDIDDDELGVKKRRGGPQRGEDFTLTQALVNADFWLLFISTVFGGGSGLTVIDNLGQMSQSLGYDNAHIFVSLIGIWSFLGRVGGGYISEIVVRNVVYPRPAALAVFQLVMIVGHLIIGMGWPGALYVGTLLVGLGYGAHWAIVPATASELFGLRNFGALYNFITLANPAGTLIFSSLIASRIYDYEAEKQAHIGSLALRMLNVGEPLKCEGYICFFLTSIIMAGSCLIAAGLCMIVVFRTRIVYAKLYEKSSTSRLQ